A section of the Phacochoerus africanus isolate WHEZ1 chromosome 4, ROS_Pafr_v1, whole genome shotgun sequence genome encodes:
- the LOC125123986 gene encoding olfactory receptor 5AK2-like: MTQGNSTEITEFFLLGFGAQHKFRYVLFPVFLLIYVTSLVGNIGVILLIKTDSRLQTPMYFFLQHLAFVDLCYTTAVTPKVLQNFIVEDKAISFKGCVMQLLVYATFATSDCYLLAAMAVDRYVAICSPLHYPIVMSRRACFWLVAGSYVMGSISASVHTGFTFLLFFCKGNTIDHFFCDVPPILALSCSSIDINVMLLVVFVGFNLLFTVLVVIFSYVNIIPAILKISSAAGRRKAFTTCGSHLTAVTVFYGPLSYMYLQSHSHNSQENMQVASVFYGIVIPMLNPLIYSLRNKEVKEALKVMSRKYRLQS; encoded by the exons ATGACACAAGGGAATAGCACTGAAATAACGGAATTCTTTCTTCTGGGATTTGGTGCCCAACACAAGTTTCGCTATGTCCTCTTCCCTGTATTTCTCCTCATCTATGTGACCTCCCTGGTGGGTAATATTGGAGTCATCCTACTCATCAAGACAGATTCCAGACTTCAGacacccatgtactttttcctgcAACATTTGGCCTTTGTTGATCTCTGTTACACCACGGCTGTCACTCCCAAGGTGCTACAGAACTTCATAGTAGAAGACAAAGCAATATCCTTCAAGGGTTGTGTCATGCAGTTACTGGTTTATGCAACATTTGCCACCAGTGACTGTTACCTCCTGGCTGCGATGGCCGtggaccgctatgtggccatctgtagCCCACTTCACTATCCCATAGTCATGTCTCGAAGAGCCTGCTTCTGGTTGGTAGCTGGTTCATATGTCATGGGCTCAATAAGTGCTTCTGTGCACACGGGTTTTACCTTTTTGCTGTTCTTCTGCAAGGGTAATACCATCGATCACTTTTTCTGTGACGTTCCTCCAATTCTCGCCCTTTCATGCTCCAGCATTGACATCAACGTCATGCTCCTTGTTGTCTTTGTGGGATTTAATTTACTGTTCACTGTGTTGGTTGTCATCTTTTCCTATGTGAATATCATCCCTGCCATCCTGAAGATCTCTTCTGCCGCAGGGAGGAGAAAAGCCTTCACCACGTGTGGCTCCCACCTGACCGCAGTCACCGTTTTCTATGGGCCCCTTTCTTACATGTACTTACAGTCTCATTCTCATAATTCCCAGGAGAATATGCAGGTGGCCTCTGTATTTTATGGCATTGTGATTCCCATGTTAAACCCCCTGATCTATAGTTTGAGAAATAAGGAGGTAAAAGAAGCTCTAAAAGtgat GAGCAGAAAATATAGACTCCAGTCTTGA